The Sander lucioperca isolate FBNREF2018 chromosome 15, SLUC_FBN_1.2, whole genome shotgun sequence genome window below encodes:
- the LOC116061751 gene encoding SLC35A4 upstream open reading frame protein-like, protein MANDKGPLGQLKDLVELKDQLEDIQRRMEDEIQAGVPPGGSLLASPFLKGFLAGYIVARLRSSALLGVAVGTCTGIYAAQNYAVPNIENTVKDYIRNLKGGRK, encoded by the exons GGTCCTCTGGGCCAGCTCAAGGACCTGGTGGAGCTGAAGGACCAGCTGGAAGACATCCAGAGACGGATGGAGGATGAGATACAGGCTGGGGTTCCTCCA GGAGGCAGTCTGCTGGCTTCTCCTTTTCTCAAGGGTTTTCTGGCTGGGTACATTGTTGCAAGGCTACGTTCTTCAGCATTACTGGGTGTTGCCGTAGGGACGTGTACAGGAATATATGCAGCACAAAATTATGCCGTTCCCAATATTGAAAACACCGTCAAAGACTACATACGCAACCTGAAAGGAGGACGCAAATGA